From the Terriglobia bacterium genome, the window AGGGCGCAAAAAACGTGCTTCGCTCTTATCGAGGGGCACCCCGATCTTGCCCGGTCATTAAATTTGCGCCAACCGCCTACTATGGGTGTCAAATCACCGATGTCCGCCACCGCGGGATCCACCGCCTCTGTTGCCGTGGGAGCCTCCACCCCCATGACCACCCTGGTAGCCACGGCCACTTGAGGCGCGTCCATCACCGCCGCCATGACCGTATCCACCACGCCCAGAGTGGGCGTTGCCGCGGCCATAATTGCCGCGCCCAGAGGAGTACGCGTTGCCGCGGTTGTAGTAGCCGTTGCCGCGCCCGGAGTAACTGTTGCCGCGGCCGTAGTAGCCGTAGCCACGACCGGAGTAGCGGTCGTGGTCATAGTCCCGAGCGTAGCCACGCCCGCGGCTGTAGTAGCCGTATCCACCACGACCGTAGTAGCCGTGGAACCACGGGCCAGCACCGATAAAGACACCGCCGACAAATGACTCCGGACCGTAGTAGCCATAAGGTGCGCATTCGTAGGGGTAGTAGCCATAGTAACCGTACGCGCAAACGGGAGCTACGCGGACGTAGCCGTAGCGCGGGCCGATGGCAATGCCAACGGAAACTTGAGCCTGGGAGTAACCTGCGGTAAGCATGAAAATGCCAAGGAAAGCGAGATACCTTAGATAGCGCATTTTTGGACCTTTCGTCAGATCCGGAAGAGCGGTCCTAAACCTACCTGGATCTGAAGGCCTACTGGCGTCTCAGGTTCGTCTGAGGCGCCTCCTCAAGTTATCAAACCCCAAGACTGGAAAAGAGTTGCAGGTCTTTCCCTGGCCAATAAATCGCCTTTTCAGCGGCGATTGAATGGCGGCCAAGGGGAAGGATCGCGGCGCTGCCGCTGCCGAACGAGTAGCGAAGCAGGAGAGACAGCGAATTGAGCGCGCAGAGGCCATCCAGGGCGGAGGAGTGTCCGCGGGGAGTGCGGGCGGCTGTGTGTTTTGGTGACTCCCAGATCGGCCAGCAGGCGTCGAGGAAGAGAGATTTCTCCGTTGCGGTCGGTTCCGCAAGTTTTCCCAGTCCTCACGGGCTGGGCTACCGTCTGGCGCACCTACGGCGCTCGCGATTCTTATTGCAAGCTTTCCCAGCCCGCGCGGGCTGGGCTAACGTTTGGCGCGCCTACGGCGCAGGGCGGAGGCGGCTGTATGTTTTGGTGACTCCCAGATCGGCCAGCAGGCGTCGAGGAAGAGAGATTTCTCACGTTCGTTCGAAATGACGAGCAAAAACAAAAGGCGAAACCAGGAGCCGGGCTCAAGCCCGGCGTCTACAAAGGCATGGACAGCGGGGAGTGCGGGCGGCTGCGTGTTTTGGTGATTCCCAGATCGGGCAGCAGGCGCCGAGGAAGAGAGATTTCTCTCTACGCAAGCCGACCGCTTCGCAGGAACGAAGCGGGAAGAAAGAGCGTCGGCTTGCTTCGTTCGATCCCGCAAAACCGTTCGGGATGCCCCGACCGGGTCGGGGTAAACGCCATACGCAAATGACGGGCAAAACAAAAGACGAAACCGGGAGCCGGGCTTCCCGGCTGTGTCGGGATAAATTCCGCCCGGTGCTACACAACCCGAGAGCAGAGCCGGGCTTCCCGGCTAAAAGCGCCGGGACGCGGATGAGAGTCTAAGAGAAAAGCAGATTCCTCACTTCGTTCGGAATGACATGGGTGCCTTGGTGTCCGGCGGGACGGCGGGCGGGGACGGGGGAGAAGAGGCGGGATTCGCGGTCGTATTTCCGGTGTTCGGCGGGCTCGCTGTAGGGCGAGTTGATGATGAGCTGGTCGATGGTTTTGGTGGCCATAGGATTCAAGAGAGAAGCAGATTCCTCACCCGCAAAGAGCGCGGGTTCGGAATGACGCCAGAGAGAAAAACGAAAACAGGAGGAAAAAGAAAAACCGGAAGAAAAAGCAGAACCGGAAGGAAAAAGAGCAGATCCCTCACCCGCCAAAAAACGGTGGGTTCGGGATGACAAAAGGAAAAGACCGAAGCGAGAAGCGGATTCCTCACCCACCAAAAAACGGCGGGTTCGGAATGACAACCAGCCGTGATGCTGGTGTTAATGGTCATGAGCTTCCCGGTAGCCGATCGTGATCTTTTTGGTTGTCATCCCGAATCCGTTCGCTGGTCTTTAGCGAACGGGTGAGGGATCCGCTTTGGAATTGCCGACTCCGGTAAGCGTGCGGTAATTGGACTGCAAGGTCTTCCCACGTTGCGTTTTTACATTCGATCAGGCGGATTTTCTTTTCACGGCGCCAACCTTTGATTTCCTTTTCGCGTGCGATGGCGTCTTGAATGTGGCCGAAAGATTCGAAGTGGACGAGGCGGAAGACTCGGTAACGAGTGGTAAAGCCCGGGACGAGACCTTGGCGATGTTCGATCATTCGGCGTTCGAGGTTGTCTGTTACGCCGGTGTAGAGGGAGCGGGAGCGGCTAGCGAGGATGTAGATGGCGTAGTGGTGGTTCATGTGGAGACCGGAAAAAGCGGATTCCTCACCTGCGATGAGGCCGCGGGTTCGGAATGACAACGAAACGCCTGAATGACGAGTGATAAAGAGCCGGCGGGTTCGGTATGACAAGAATGGGAAGTGTAGGTCATAGCTGCAGGACCTTGAGGCTTGCGATGCCGCGGCCGCCGGTCACTTTTACGGCAAGGCGCTTGTGTTCGCCGAAAGCGAAGAAGGCCGGCGATCACGAAGCGCTCCCGCGAAAAGACCGATGTTCCGCCCGGCGAGATTCTAGCCGACCGTTATCTCAAATGCCAGTTTTCCCAGTCCTGACGGGCTGGCCTGACGTCTGGCGCGCCCCGTGACAGCATCTCCGGTTTCGAGAGTCCCAGGAGGGCCTCCACCGGAGTCCGAAAAGCGGACCGGGATGCCCCGACCGGGTCGGGGTAAACGCCATGCGCACCTACGGCGCAGAGCGGAGGCGGTTGTGTTTTGGTGACTCCAGATCGGGCAGCAGGCGTGGAGGAAGAGAGATTTCTCACTACGCAAGCCGACCGCTTCGCAGGAACGAAGCGGGAAGAAAGAGCGTCGGCTTGCTTCGTTCGAAATGACGGGTGGGGAGGGGAGGGACCGTGGAAAGTAGAAACAAGATGGCGGCATCCCGACCCGGTCGGGATGAATGCCGTCGCCCCTACAAAGTTGCGAGGCAAAGGCAGGGCGGCAGAAAAGGCACACAGCCAGGAATGGCTGTGCCACGGGGCTAGTTGACGGAGCGGTGGAGGACGGCGGCGATTTGGCGGGCTTCGGCGACGAGTTGCTGGAGTTCGCTGGGGAGGATGGACTGCATGCCGTCGGAGAGGGCCTGGTCGGGGGCGTGATGGACTTCGACGAGGAGGCCGTCGGCGCCGACGGCGATGGCGGCGCGGGAGAGCGGCAGAACCTTGCTGCGCAGGCCGGTGCCGTGGCTGGGGTCCACGAGGATGGGCAGGTGGCTGCGCTTTTTGACGGCGGGGATGATGCTCAGGTCCAGGGTGTTGCGGGAGTGGTCGGCGAAGGTGCGCACGCCGCGCTCGCAGAGCATGACGTTGTAGTTGCCTTCGGAGAGGAGATACTCGGCGGCCATGAGGAATTCGTCGAGGGTGGCGGAGATGCCGCGCTTGAGCAGGACGGGCTTTTTGGCGCGGCCGGCGCGCTTGAGGAGGGAGAAGTTCTGCATGTTGCGGGCGCCGATCTGGATGACGTCGGCGTAGCGCTCGACGAGGTCAAGGCTCTCGTTGTCCACGGCTTCGGTGACGATGCCCAGGCCGAAGCGCTCGCGGGCTTTGGCGAGGATTTTCAGGCCCTCTTCGCCGTGGCCCTGGAAGCTGTAGGGGGAAGTGCGGGGCTTGAAGGCGCCGCCGCGGAGGAGGCGCACGCCGGTTTTGGCGATGCTCTCGGCCACGGTCATGAGCTGCTCTTCGGTTTCGACGGCGCAGGGGCCGGCGATGAGGGCGATCTTGTCGCCGCCGACGAAGACGTCGCCGGAAGGCGTGGGGATGCGCAGGATGGTGTCTTCGGGCTTGGCGTCGCGGCTGACCAGTTTGTAGGGCTTGCTGACCGAGATGCATTCGACGACGCCGGGAAGGGCTTCGAGGATGCCGAGGTCCACGGCGCCTCTGTTGCCGGTGACGCCGATGGCGGTGCGCAGAGCGCCGGGGATGGGGTGGGCCTTCAGGCCGAGGCTTTCGATGCGCGCGCAGACGGCTTGAATCTGCTCGGGGGTGGCATGGGACTGCATGACGACCAGCATCGGGGGCTCCCGGAAATGCAACTTAAACATTCAGTGTACTGCAAGGCGCGGGGAGGCGGCAAATGCGGGGGAGGCGCGGAAAACGCGCGGCTTGGTGATTTGGCGCAGGTCGGCTAAAATAGATAGTTTACAGACTGAACAGAATGCCAACTGACCGAATGCCCGACCCGCTGCACGCGTTAAACGCACCGTTTGACCCGGAAGACGAATACCGTCCGGAACCCGAGCCCGAACCGGCCCCGCCCGCGTGGATGGACGGGAGCCTGCGCATCGGGATCCACACCTCGATCGCGGGCAGCTACCTGAACGCGCTGGAAGCGGCGCGCAAGCTGGGCTGCAACGCGCTGCAGATCTTTTCGGCGAGCCCGCGCATGTGGGCCGGAGGCGCGTCGCGCATTCCGGAGGCGGATGCCAAGGTCTTTCGCGCGCGGCGCGAGGAGCTGGGACTGGGCCCGCTGGTGATCCACGCCAACTACCTGATCAATCTGGCGGCGGTGCAGCCCATGCTGCGCACGCGGTCGATCCAGGCGTTTCAGGACGAACTGGTGCGCGGGGTCTCGCTGGGCGCGGATTATCTGGTGGTGCATCCGGGCTCGCGCGGGGACTCCACGCCGGAACGCGCGGTGGCCACGATTGCGGACAGCATCCGGCAGGCGGCCAAGCGCGTGCCGCTGGGCGGGCTGCGCATCCTGATCGAAAATACGGCGGGGATGGGTACGGCGGTGGGCTGGCGGCTGGAGGAGGTGGCGCAGATCGTGGAGCTGCTGCGCGGGCTGCCGACGGGCGCGTGTCTGGATACCGCGCATCTGTTTGCTGCCGGCTACGACATCCGCAGCGAGACCGGGCTGAAGCAGACCATCGCGATGATCGACAGCACCATCGGGCTGGAGCGCGTACCGGTGTTTCATGTGAACGATTCGAAGATTCCGCTGGGCGGGCGGGTGGACCGGCATGCGCACATCGGGGAGGGGAAGATCGGCGCGGAGGCGTTTGCGCGGCTGCTGAAGCATCCGCGGCTGGGCGCAGCGCCGCCGGAGGGCCTGGCGGGGCGGGCGTTTCTGCTGGAGACGCCGATTGACGATCCGGGCGACGACCGGCGCAACGTGAAGCGGCTGTGGGAGCTGGCCGGGCTCGAAGAGCAGGCGCCCGCGGCGGAGAAGAATTTTTCGATGCTGAGCGCGGCGGCGAAGAAGAAGATTGCAGCGCAGAAGAAGACAGAGAAGAAGAAAAAGGCTAGCGCAGAGACGCGAAGGCCGCGGAGAAGCGCGGAGAAGAAGAAGGGTTAACGCAGAGACGCAGGGGCCGCAGAGAAACGCAGAGAAGAAGAGGGGCTGAGCGGGACGTGGCGGAATACAATCCACAGGCGATAGAGGCGAAGTGGCAGAAGCGCTGGGAGGAGGCGCGCGTCTTCGAGAGCGAGGCGGATCCCGCGAAGCCGAAGTACTACGTGCTGGAGATGCTGCCGTACCCCTCGGGCACGCTGCACATGGGGCACATGCGCAACTACACCATCGGGGACGTGGTGGCGCGGGTGAAGCGCATGCGGGGCTTCAACGTGATGCACCCGATGGGCTGGGACGCCTTCGGGCTGCCGGCGGAAAACGCGGCGATCAAGAACAACACGCACCCGCGGGTGTGGACCAACAACAACATCGTGGAGTTCAAGCGGGTGCTGCACCTATTCGGGTTCAGCTACGACTGGCGGCGGGAGATCTCCACGTGCGAGCCGGAGTATTACCGCTGGAACCAGTGGTTCTTCCTGCGCATGCTGGAGCGCGGGCTGGCGTACCGCAAGAAGAGCCGGGTGAACTGGTGCCCGAAGTGCGCCACGGTGCTGGCCAACGAGCAGGTGGTGAACGGCGGCTGCTGGCGGCATGAGGATACGCCGGTGGAGGCCAAGGAGATCGAGCAGTGGTTCTTGAAGACCACGGCGTACGCGGACCAGTTGCTGGACGACCTGCAGCTGCTGGAAGGCGGGTGGCCCGAGCGGGTCATCACCATGCAGCGCAACTGGATCGGGAAGTCGCACGGAGCGAAGGTGAAGTTCGCGGTGGCCGATGTGGCTGGAGCCGAGCCGATTGAGGTATTCACCACGCGCATCGACACGGTTTATGGCGCGAGCGCGCTGATTCTCGCGCCGAACTATCCGCTGGTGGGCAAGCTGCTGGCCGGCTCGCCGGTGGAGGCCGAAGCGCAGGCCAAGCTGGCGCAGATCCGGCAGATGTCGGTGAAGACGGCGGACCTGGCGGCGGCGGAGAAAGAAGGGTTCTTTACCGGGCGGTATGCGACGAATCCGTTCAACGGGGCGCAGGTGCCGATCTGGGTGGGGAATTTCGTGCTGCTGGAATACGGCACGGGCGCGATCATGGCCGTGCCGGCGCACGACCAGCGGGACTTCGAGTTTGCGAGCAAGTACAACTTGCCCAAGCCCATCGTGGTGCAGCCGCTGGCGGGCGAACCGCTGAGCGCCGCGACGCAGCAAGAAGCCTACAGCGAATTCGGAAAGAGCGTGAATTCCGGGCCGTACAGCGGACTGGAGACCCAGGCGGCGATCGACAAGATGGCCGCGGAGGCCGAGGCCAAAGGTTTTGGAAGGCGCGAGACGATCTTCCGGCTGAAGGATTGGGGCATTTCTCGGCAACGCTATTGGGGCACGCCGATTCCCGTGGTGTACTGCGCGAAGGACGGCCTGGTGCCGGTGCCGGACGCGCAGTTGCCGGTGCTGTTGCCGGCGAACCCCAAGCTGACCGGGATGGGCGAATCGCCGCTGGCGGCCACGCCGGAATTCGTGAACACCGCCTGCCCGAAGTGCGGGGGCGCGGCGCGGCGCGAGACGGACACCATGGACACCTTCGTGGATTCGTCGTGGTATTTCTACCGCTACTGCGATCCGCAAAACGACCAGGCGCCATACGATTCCAAGAAGGTCGGCTACTGGATGCCGATCGACCAGTACATCGGGGGGATCACGCACGCGATTCTGCACCTGCTGTATTCGCGGTTCTGGTGCAAGGTGATGCGCGACCTGGGGCTGATCCAGCACAGCGAGCCGGCGGCGCGGCTGTTCACGCAGGGCATGGTGCTCAAGGGCGGCACGGCGATGTCCAAGTCCAAGGGCAACGTGGTGGGCGCGGAGGAGATGGCACAGAAATTCGGGTGCGACACGGGGCGGCTATACACGCTGTTCGCGGCGCCGCCGGAGAAGGACCTGGAATGGAGCGAGCAGAGCATCGAGGGCTGCGCGCGCTTTCTGAACCGGGTGTTCCGGCTGGTGGACCGGCACGCCGGGAAACTGGCGGGTGCGCCGCGCGTGGTGGTGGACCTGGCCACGGCGCCGGGGAAGGAAAAGATCCTGCTGCGCAAGACGCACGAGGCGCTGCGGCGAGTGACCAACGATTTCGAGACGCGCTGGCATTTCAATTCGGCCATCGCCCTGATCATGGAGCTGCTGAACGAGATTCAGGCGCAGGAGCCGCTGGAAGAAGGCGTGCGGCCGGGCGTGCTGCGGGAAGCGCTGGAGCTGATGACGCTGATGCTGGCGCCGATGGTGCCGCACCTGGCGGAAGAGCTCTGGGAGATGCTGGGGCACAGGAACGGGCTGTGGACGGAGCGCTGGCCGGACTACAATGCGGAGCTGGCGCGGGCCGAGGAGGTCGAGGTGGCCGTGCAGGTCAACGGGCGGGTGCGCGGGCGGGTGCGCGTGGCGGCAGGGCTGGGGGAAGAGGAAGTGGTGGCGCGGGCGCTGGAGGATGCGGCGATCCGGGCGCACGTCGCGGGGAAGCGCCTGGTGAAGCGCATCGTGGTGCCGGACAAACTGGTGAACCTGGTGGTGGGGTGATGGGAAGCGCAGCGCAGCGCGCAACGGAGCAGGGAGGACGGATGACGGAACGCGGCGGCGTAGTGGTGCTGGATTTCGGCGGACAGTACACGCAGTTGATCGCGCGGCGCATCCGCGAGCAGCAGGTCTTTTCCACGATCCTGCCGTGCACCGTGGCCCCGGAAGAGATCCGCAAGCTGGAGCCCATCGGCATCGTGCTTTCCGGCGGGCCAAGCTCGGTGTACGACAAGGACGCGCCGGTGTGCGACCCGGAGATCCTGCGGCTGGGCATTCCGGTGCTGGGGATCTGCTACGGGATGCAGTGGATCGCGAAAACGCTGGGGGGCAAGGTGGAGAAGTCCGACCGCCGGGAATACGGGCGGGGACAGATGGACATTCAGGCCGGGTGCGGTTCGGCGCTTTTCGCGGATTTGCCAAAGTCGCTGCGCATCTGGTGCAGCCATGGCGACAGCGTTCTCGGATTGCCCCCGGGATTCCGGGAGACGGGGCGCACGGAGAGCGCGCTGGCCGCTTTGGAAGACCCGCAACGCAAGATCTACGCCGTGCAGTTTCACCCGGAAGTGAAACACACCGACCGCGGAACGGATATCCTGCGCAACTTCCTGTTTCAGGTGTGCGGCGCCAAGCCTACCTGGGGCGGCACGGCGTTTATCCAGGAGACGGTGGAGGCCGTCCGGCGCAAGGTGGGGCCGCATGAGCGGGCGATCTGCGGGCTGAGCGGCGGGGTGGATTCCACGGTGGCGGCCGTGCTGGTGCACCGGGCGATCGGCGACCGGCTGACCAACGTGTTCGTGAACAGCGGCTTACTGCGCAAGAACGAATTCGAGGATACCCTGGAGATGCTGCGCGAACGGCTGGGGCTGCACGTCGTCGGCGTGGATGCTTCCGAGCGCTTTCTGGCGCAGCTCCAGGGGGTTGTGGACCCGGAAGAAAAGCGCAAACGCATCGGGCGGGAGTTCATCGCCGTGTTCGCGAAGAAGGCCCGGGAGCTGCAGCGGGGCGAGGCTCACGGGGAGATTAAATTTCTGGTGCAGGGAACGCTGTATCCCGACGTGATCGAGTCCGTCTCCGTGAAGGGGCCCTCGGCCACGATCAAGACGCATCACAACGTCGGGGGCCTGCCGGAAAAAATGCCTTTCGAGCTGATCGAGCCGCTGCGCGATCTGTTCAAGGACGAAGTGCGGCGGATCGGGCGCGACCTCGGGCTGCCGGACGAGCTCCTACAGAAACATCCGTTTCCCGGACCCGGGCTGGCCGTGCGCCTGCTCGGGGAAGTGACCCCCGAGCACCTGGCCACGCTGCGGGAGGCCGATGCCATCGTGGAGGAAGAGATCCGCCGCGCCGGACTGTACAACAAGGTATGGCAGGCGTTCGCGGTGCTGCTGCCGGTGCGCAGCGTGGGGGTCATGGGCGATTTCCGGACCTACGGCTTGACCGTGGCAGTGCGGGTGGTGGAATCGGAAGACGCCATGACGGCGGACTGGGCGCGGCTGCCCGCAGCAGTGCTGGAAAAGATCTCGACGCGGATCGTCAACGAAGTGCGCGGGGTGACGCGGGTAGTCTACGACATCAGCTCCAAGCCACCCAGCACGATCGAGTGGGAATAGGCAGGAGCAGCGGGAGCGCGGGAAGAACCGTCAGGGAAAAAGGGGCGCGCAGCAGAGGCTGCTGTGCGCCCCCGAATTTATGACGGAAAAAATACGCGCATCAGCGGTTGGCCATTTTCTGGGCCATGTAGAGGATCAGCTTGCGGTCCCCTTCGTCGACCTTGCCCAACAGGCGGCGCAGCTTGTTGAGGAAGCGGGCTTCCTTCCCGGTGCTGCCCCAGGCGATGTCGTCCGAAGTCTTGCGCTTGGGCAGATTGGGAAGCTGGGGCGGCTCTTCGCCGTCGTAAAAGAGTTGATAGAGAGGCACTTCGAGAGCGCGAGCCAGCTTTTCCAGCGTTTCAATAGCCGGGACAGTATGTCCGTTTTCGACGCGGGAAATGTAACAGCGCAAGAGCCCGGTCCGCTTCTCGATGTCGCCTTGGGAGAGTTTCTTTTCTTCGCGCAGGGCGCGAAGACGGTCACCAATAATCATGAAGATATTATTCCATGTAGATAAGAGCGAGGCAAGGGGAAATTTAGGCCCGGGAATCAGAAACATTTGTAGACATAGGAATCGCGGGAGCCGCCAGCTATAGTGAGCGGCTGGCAGCAAGCGATATGACGGGAGCGCCGAAACTCGCCTTGCAGGAACCGCCAGAGCGCCTGAAACGCAGCCCGGCAGAGGCCGTGGAAGACCGCGCGCTGGTGGCGCGGGCGCAAGCCGGAGCCACGGAGGCCTTTGAAGAGCTGGTGCGCCGGCACCAGCACCGGGTGTTTGCGGTGGCCGGGGGAATCCTGCGCCGGCGGGAGGATGTGGAGGACATCGCGCAGCAGGTGTTCGTAAAGGCCTACCTCTCGCTGCGCAAGTTCGACCAGCGCGCGGCGTTCAGCACCTGGCTGTACAAGATCACGGTGAACGAGTGCTGGGATATGCTGCGCAAGAAGAAAGTCCGGCCGCTGGTGTACGAATCGGACCTCAGCGAAGAGCAGAAACGACAATTCGGCTCCTCGGTGGAAGCATCGTCGCGCAGCCTGCCGGATATCCGCGAGCGGCTGGAGGGCCAGGAAAAGCTGGACCGGCTGCTGGAGACGCTGGAGCCGCGCGACCGGCTGATGCTGGTGCTGAAGGAGATCGAAGGATTCTCGGTGGAGGAGATCGGAGAGATTCTGGAGCTGAATGCCAATACCGTGAAGGTGCGGCTGTTCCGGGCACGGCGGCGCATGGTGGCGCAGCACCGCAAACGGGCCGGACAGGAAGAGTGGATGCGATAGGTGAAACCATCGCGGGGTGTGAGCACGTCTAAGTGCATGATGGACAGGAGTGCGGTGATGGGCAACTGGCTGAGGCGGAAAACAGGCGAATGCCGCGCGGCGGAAGATTGGATTCAGAATCTACTGAATTCCAGCACCGCGAATACGGTAGAAGCGGGCCTCAGCGCGGGCGATCCCGGTCTGCGCGGGCACCTGGAAATCTGCCGGGAGTGCCGAGCAGAATTCGAAGAGACGCTGGCGGTGCGGCAGTTGGTGCGGCAGCACATGGCGCCGGCGAAAGATCCTGGGGCATTTTTCGCGGGGCGGGTGATGCGCGCCGTTGCGCAGCAGGAGGCCACGAGCCGGGCGACTTCCGCAAATCCGTGGCATGCAGTGCTGGCCCTGGCGGAGCGTGTGGCCATGGTTTCCGCGCTGGTGCTGGTGCTGGCCACAACCTGGCTGTATGAGACGCGCGCCGCAGACGTAGAACGGCGCAGCGCCGTGGAATCGATGGGGGCATCGCTGGACCCCGCGCCGCCGCCCGCAGATGAAGGTGAAGTGCTTACCAGCCTCGCAGAGAGGGAGCCATGAACAGCATTCCGACCCGGCGCAAAGCGGTCGTCTGGGTAGCGCTGGTCTTTCTGCTGGGCGGCGGCCTCGGGGTGGTCGTGGGTATTTCCGTGGGGCACCATGGGACCGCCTCGGCGTCCTCCGCGGATACGCCGGCAGCGCGGCACGCGCAGATTCTGGAGCGGTTCAATCAGGAACTGCAGCTCAGCGCTGCGCAGCGAGGCTCGCTAGAGATGATCAGCAAGGATTTGCAGGCGCAGTTCAAGACCATTCGCGAACAGATGAAGCCGCAAATGAATGAGGCGCGAGAGAAGGCGCGCAGCCGCATTCGGGATATCCTCACCCCGGAACAGAAACCGAAGTTCGAAGAATTGCTGAAGCGCCTCGACGAAGAACGCAAGAGCAGGGGCTATTAACGGACTGAAATTTCTTGCACCTGCGGAGGCGTTCCGCCGAGGTATCCATGCGCAGCCTGTCTGAAATCCTGAAAACAATCCGGGAGCGCCCCCTGTGGCGCTGGAGCGCGATGGCCGGGGCGGGGACGCTGGTGCTCGTGCTGGCGGTGTGGTGGGTGCGCGCGCCGGGAGCGGCCGAATACTACACGGCGAAAGTGGAGCACGGAGACGTGGTGCAGGTCGTGTCGGCAACGGGCACGATCAACGCGGTCACGACGGTGCAGGTGGGCTCGCAGGTCTCGGGAAACATCAAGCGCCTGTATGTGGATTTTAATTCGCGTGTGAAGCAAGGCCAACTGATCGCGGAGATCGACCCGGCGATTTTCCAGGCGCAACTGCAGCAGGCGGAAGCCGACCTGGCCAACGCCGAGGCCAACGCCCTGAGCCTTACGGCGCAGATCGAAACGCAGCGCGCCGACCTGCTTTCCGCCAAGGCGGATGTAGACAAGGCGCAGGCCCAGGCGAACGACGCACAACTGCAGTACCGACGGGCCAAAGATCTGGCCGACCAGGGGATCGTAGCGGTTTCCCAGCGCGACACGGCGCAGGCCACGGCGGATTCCGCGACGGCTTCCCTACATTCCGCGGAAGCCATGCTGGAACAATCCAAAGCCAAATTGAACGTCTCCATCGCCAACCTGGAGCAGGCCCGCGCGCAGATTAAACAGCGCAAGGCGGCGGTGGATCTGGCGCGGCTGAATCTGCTGCACGCGCATATCTATGCGCCGATCGACGGCACGGTGATCGCCCGCAACGTGGACGTGGGGCAGACCGTGGCGGCCAGCCTGCAGGCGCCGACGCTGTTCGTGATCGCGCTGGACCTGACGAAGATGCTGGTCTACGCGAAGACGGACGAGGCGGACGTGGGGCGCATCCGGGCGGGGGCCACGGCGACGTTCAAAGTGGATTCGTTTCCGCGGGAGACTTTCACGGGAAAGGTCACGCAGATCCGCATGAACGCCACGACCATTCAGAACGTGGTGACCTACGACACGATCGTGGCCTTCGACAATCCCGGGCAACGACTGTTCCCGGGGATGACCGCGTACGTGAGCATCCCCGTCGCGTGGGAAAACGACGCGGTGAAGATCCCCAACGGGGCGCTGCGCTTCAAGCCGGAGCTTTCGGACGCGCAACGCAAGGCGTTGTTCACGAAGTATGGCGTGGCGGAAGCCGCAGGCGGGGGAAAGGGCGCGCGGCCCGCGAACGGCGGCGGTGGCCGGCCGGGAGGCGCCGCGCCGCAGAATGGCGTGAGCTACCGCGAGGACTCGGCGATTGTGTGGAAACTGCACGCGGACAAGGCGCTGGAGCCGGTGCGCGTGAAGCTGGGGGTAACCGATTTCACGTTTACGGCGATGAAGGAAGGAAAACTGCAGCCGGGCGACGCGCTGGTCATCGGCGAGGTCTCCAAGAGCGGCAAGCCGGCGCAGCAGAGTCCCATGGGCGGGCCGGGGGTGCAGCGGAGAATGTAGGGGGAAGTCCAAGAGTCAAAACGTGGAAGAGACGAAGCGTGGAAGACAAACAAGCACAGAGCGCGCAGGGCGGGGCCGGTCCGGTGATCCGGCTGGAGGACGTGGCGAAGACGTATGACCTG encodes:
- the guaA gene encoding glutamine-hydrolyzing GMP synthase, with protein sequence MTERGGVVVLDFGGQYTQLIARRIREQQVFSTILPCTVAPEEIRKLEPIGIVLSGGPSSVYDKDAPVCDPEILRLGIPVLGICYGMQWIAKTLGGKVEKSDRREYGRGQMDIQAGCGSALFADLPKSLRIWCSHGDSVLGLPPGFRETGRTESALAALEDPQRKIYAVQFHPEVKHTDRGTDILRNFLFQVCGAKPTWGGTAFIQETVEAVRRKVGPHERAICGLSGGVDSTVAAVLVHRAIGDRLTNVFVNSGLLRKNEFEDTLEMLRERLGLHVVGVDASERFLAQLQGVVDPEEKRKRIGREFIAVFAKKARELQRGEAHGEIKFLVQGTLYPDVIESVSVKGPSATIKTHHNVGGLPEKMPFELIEPLRDLFKDEVRRIGRDLGLPDELLQKHPFPGPGLAVRLLGEVTPEHLATLREADAIVEEEIRRAGLYNKVWQAFAVLLPVRSVGVMGDFRTYGLTVAVRVVESEDAMTADWARLPAAVLEKISTRIVNEVRGVTRVVYDISSKPPSTIEWE
- a CDS encoding GIY-YIG nuclease family protein, giving the protein MNHHYAIYILASRSRSLYTGVTDNLERRMIEHRQGLVPGFTTRYRVFRLVHFESFGHIQDAIAREKEIKGWRREKKIRLIECKNATWEDLAVQLPHAYRSRQFQSGSLTRSLKTSERIRDDNQKDHDRLPGSS
- the aroF gene encoding 3-deoxy-7-phosphoheptulonate synthase codes for the protein MLVVMQSHATPEQIQAVCARIESLGLKAHPIPGALRTAIGVTGNRGAVDLGILEALPGVVECISVSKPYKLVSRDAKPEDTILRIPTPSGDVFVGGDKIALIAGPCAVETEEQLMTVAESIAKTGVRLLRGGAFKPRTSPYSFQGHGEEGLKILAKARERFGLGIVTEAVDNESLDLVERYADVIQIGARNMQNFSLLKRAGRAKKPVLLKRGISATLDEFLMAAEYLLSEGNYNVMLCERGVRTFADHSRNTLDLSIIPAVKKRSHLPILVDPSHGTGLRSKVLPLSRAAIAVGADGLLVEVHHAPDQALSDGMQSILPSELQQLVAEARQIAAVLHRSVN
- the leuS gene encoding leucine--tRNA ligase → MAEYNPQAIEAKWQKRWEEARVFESEADPAKPKYYVLEMLPYPSGTLHMGHMRNYTIGDVVARVKRMRGFNVMHPMGWDAFGLPAENAAIKNNTHPRVWTNNNIVEFKRVLHLFGFSYDWRREISTCEPEYYRWNQWFFLRMLERGLAYRKKSRVNWCPKCATVLANEQVVNGGCWRHEDTPVEAKEIEQWFLKTTAYADQLLDDLQLLEGGWPERVITMQRNWIGKSHGAKVKFAVADVAGAEPIEVFTTRIDTVYGASALILAPNYPLVGKLLAGSPVEAEAQAKLAQIRQMSVKTADLAAAEKEGFFTGRYATNPFNGAQVPIWVGNFVLLEYGTGAIMAVPAHDQRDFEFASKYNLPKPIVVQPLAGEPLSAATQQEAYSEFGKSVNSGPYSGLETQAAIDKMAAEAEAKGFGRRETIFRLKDWGISRQRYWGTPIPVVYCAKDGLVPVPDAQLPVLLPANPKLTGMGESPLAATPEFVNTACPKCGGAARRETDTMDTFVDSSWYFYRYCDPQNDQAPYDSKKVGYWMPIDQYIGGITHAILHLLYSRFWCKVMRDLGLIQHSEPAARLFTQGMVLKGGTAMSKSKGNVVGAEEMAQKFGCDTGRLYTLFAAPPEKDLEWSEQSIEGCARFLNRVFRLVDRHAGKLAGAPRVVVDLATAPGKEKILLRKTHEALRRVTNDFETRWHFNSAIALIMELLNEIQAQEPLEEGVRPGVLREALELMTLMLAPMVPHLAEELWEMLGHRNGLWTERWPDYNAELARAEEVEVAVQVNGRVRGRVRVAAGLGEEEVVARALEDAAIRAHVAGKRLVKRIVVPDKLVNLVVG
- a CDS encoding deoxyribonuclease IV, producing the protein MRIGIHTSIAGSYLNALEAARKLGCNALQIFSASPRMWAGGASRIPEADAKVFRARREELGLGPLVIHANYLINLAAVQPMLRTRSIQAFQDELVRGVSLGADYLVVHPGSRGDSTPERAVATIADSIRQAAKRVPLGGLRILIENTAGMGTAVGWRLEEVAQIVELLRGLPTGACLDTAHLFAAGYDIRSETGLKQTIAMIDSTIGLERVPVFHVNDSKIPLGGRVDRHAHIGEGKIGAEAFARLLKHPRLGAAPPEGLAGRAFLLETPIDDPGDDRRNVKRLWELAGLEEQAPAAEKNFSMLSAAAKKKIAAQKKTEKKKKASAETRRPRRSAEKKKG